The window CTCAGATTTTTAAATCTGTGATACATATTTTTAGCCTTGATACATATGCATTGTGATACGTTTGTAATTTAGTGGTTAGTTAAATAAGAaagtaactaattttcaattattacggGGAGTAAAATTaggtacaaatagtgaaagtgatacatttcgtaaaattactcactaaccattaaaaatttaatctcacaccaaaataaataatttagatttgtcaaatatatgttaaatgtatcaaacatttataaataaattaaaaatatgaatcactatcacaaagtatATGTCACTATCACATTGTTCAATTCCTCCTCTTTTTCTTAATGGAAACttacttaaaagttgaaaaagaattcaaaattgataaaaagaaaagttgataaaaagatagaaaaaaaaaataatgaaattggtgAAGAAGTTGCAGTAAACGAGATGAAAGTTgtatcaattgatgataatttgggagagattttaggggatgaaacatttgaaaaaaaaaaaaaaacttcaaagaaaaatagattgcATGCATTAATTGTGGAGTAAAATTAAGGTGGGGTATTTATTCATATGTACCAAGAGTAAAATATAAAATCCGAGATTTTAactaattatttaaaaagtaagggtTTTAGGTAATAAAATCTATTAGATTTGTGGTTCTGTGTAATTTATCCCTTTTAGAACATACAAGCTAAGCAAAGAGGAAAAAAGAATTTGTGAAAAGGAAAATTCAGAATTGTTTCAATTCGAATGTTCTAttggaaatagcctttctacttcatatGAGGTGGTGGTATCGATTGCATATACTGTATCTTCCCCAGATCTCACTTTATGGGAATATActgatatattattgttgttttgattcaaaTGTTCTATTGGAAATAGACTATCTACTTCATATGAGGTGTTGATATCGACTCGTATACTgtatcctccccagacctcactttgagGGAATACActgatatattgttgttgttttgtttcgAATTTTCAAACCCACACATTTAATTGTAGAAGGTATAGCTTAATTGGCGAGTTGTGCACATCAAGTGTGAGTCATCGACTCACACGATATTAACTCAAATTTTTAAGAGGGAAAGTCCTTTAGAGTAGCTAGCTAACTGGGCCTTCGCGTCGCCCATGTGTTGTATTACTGCATGGGCTAGGCTCAACCAGAGGCGCAGCTACTCTTCGGgtagggggttcatccgaacctccttcagtgaaaaattatgctatatgtacatggttaaaattattttttatctatatataatatatgttgaACCCCCCTTCAGttagttcgtatatttacttATAAATCCCCTtggtgaaaattctggctccgccactgggcTCAAcccaccaactccaaatccagTACTTTATTTGGGCCTCGTGTCTAGGTCACAGTGATTAAGTGgtgtaaattttgaaaaaataacgtgaacatacaccttaacttaccatatttatgagttttcaccCTTATAAAggaattataaaaatttcaattaattatgtATATTGTTGAATGTATCGatagctaattatgtatctcgaaagatccaaaatcacaaaaaatatatcgaaagctaattatgtatccttACAAAGAAAATTTTGTATCTTCGTTGTATGTATTAGGTATCTCGATAGACCCAAAATCAGAAAAATGTATGatgagctaattatgtatctttacaaaggaaaacatgtatcttcattggatatatcgagagataattatgtatctcaatagatccaaaaaaaataaaaaaatcgggagctaattatgtatcgttataaagaaaaaaactatatttgttgtatgtattatgtatctcgacagacccaaaatcagaAAAATGCATgaggagttaattatgtatctttacaaaggaaaacaTGTATCTTCATTAgatatatcgagagctaattatgtgtCTCAACAGATCCAAAATCNNNNNNNNNNNNNNNNNNNNNNNNNNNNNNNNNNNNNNNNNNNNNNNNNNNNNNNNNNNNNNNNNNNNNNNNNNNNNNNNNNNNNNNNNNNNNNNNNNNNNNNNNNNNNNNNNNNNNNNNNNNNNNNNNNNNNNNNNNNNNNNNNNNNNNNNNNNNNNNNNNNNNNNNNNNNNNNNNNNNNNNNNNNNNNNNNNNNNNNNNNNNNNNNNNNNNNNNNNNNNNNNNNNNNNNNNNNNNNNNNNNNNNNNNNNNNNNNNNNNNNNNNNNNNNNNNNNNNNNNNNNNNNNNNNNNNNNNNNNNNNNNNNNNNNNNNNNNNNNNNNNNNNNNNNNNNNNNNNNNNNNNNNNNNNNNNNNNNNNNNNNNNNNNNNNNNNNNNNNNNNNNNNNNNNNNNNNNNNNNNNNNNNNNNNNNNNNNNNNNNNNNNNNNNNNNNNNNNNNNNNNNNNNNNNNNNNNNNNNNNNNNNNNNNNNNNNNNNNNNNNNNNNNNNNNNNNNNNNNNNNNNNNNNNNNNNNNNNNNNNNNNNNNNNNNNNNNNNNNNNNNNNNNNNNNNNNNNNNNNNNNNNNNNNNNNNNNNNNNNNNNNNNNNNNNNNNNNNNNNNNNNNNNNNNNNNNNNNNNNNNNNNNNNNNNNNNNNNNNNNNNNNNNNNNNNNNNNNNNNNNNNNNNNNNNNNNNNNNNNNNNNNNNNNNNNNNNNNNNNNNNNNNNNNNNNNNNNNNNNNNNNNNNNNNNNNNNNNNNNNNNNNNNNNNNNNNNNNNNNNNNNNNNNNNNNNNNNNNNNNNNNNNNNNNNNNNNNNNNNNNNNNNNNNNNNNNNNNNNNNNNNNNNNNNNNNNNNNNNNNNNNNNNNNNNNNNNNNNNNNNNNNNNNNNNNNNNNNNNNNNNNNNNNNNNNNNNNNNNNNNNNNNNNNNNNNNNNNNNNNNNNNNNNNNNNNNNNNNNNNNNNNNNNNNNNNNNNNNNNNNNNNNNNNNNNNNNNNNNNNNNNNNNNNNNNNNNNNNNNNNNNNNNNNNNNNNNNNNNNNNNNNNNNNNNNNNNNNNNNNNNNNNNNNNNNNNNNNNNNNNNNNNNNNNNNNNNNNNNNNNNNNNNNNNNNNNNNNNNNNNNNNNNNNNNNNNNNNNNNNNNNNNNNNNNNNNNNNNNNNNNNNNNNNNNNNNNNNNNNNNNNNNNNNNNNNNNNNNNNNNNNNNNNNNNNNNNNNNNNNNNNNNNNNNNNNNNNNNNNNNNNNNNNNNNNNNNNNNNNNNNNNNNNNNNNNNNNNNNNNNNNNNNNNNNNNNNNNNNNNNNNNNNNNNNNNNNNNNNNNNNNNNNNNNNNNNNNNNNNNNNNNNNNNNNNNNNNNNNNNNNNNNNNNNNNNNNNNNNNNNNNNNNNNNNNNNNNNNNNNNNNNNNNNNNNNNNNNNNNNNNNNNNNNNNNNNNNNNNNNNNNNNNNNNNNNNNNNNNNNNNNNNNNNNNNNNNNNNNNNNNNNNNNNNNNNNNNNNNNNNNNNNNNNNNNNNNNNNNNNNNNNNNNNNNNNNNNNNNNNNNNNNNNNNNNNNNNNNNNNNNNNNNNNNNNNNNNNNNNNNNNNNNNNNNNNNNNNNNNNNNNNNNNNNNNNNNNNNNNNNNNNNNNNNNNNNNNNNNNNNNNNNNNNNNNNNNNNNNNNNNNNNNNNNNNNNNNNNNNNNNNNNNNNNNNNNNNNNNNNNNNNNNNNNNNNNNNNNNNNNNNNNNNNNNNNNNNNNNNNNNNNNNNNNNNNNNNNNNNNNNNNNNNNNNNNNNNNNNNNNNNNNNNNNNNNNNNNNNNNNNNNNNNNNNNNNNNNNNNNNNNNNNNNNNNNNNNNNNNNNNNNNNNNNNNNNNNNNNNNNNNNNNNNNNNNNNNNNNNNNNNNNNNNNNNNNNNNNNNNNNNNNNNNNNNNNNNNNNNNNNNNNNNNNNNNNNNNNNNNNNNNNNNNNNNNNNNNNNNNNNNNNNNNNNNNNNNNNNNNNNNNNNNNNNNNNNNNNNNNNNNNNNNNNNNNNNNNNNNNNNNNNNNNNNNNNNNNNNNNNNNNNNNNNNNNNNNNNNNNNNNNNNNNNNNNNNNNNNNNNNNNNNNNNNNNNNNNNNNNNNNNNNNNNNNNNNNNNNNNNNNNNNNNNNNNNNNNNNNNNNNNNNNNNNNNNNNNNNNNNNNNNNNNNNNNNNNNNNNNNNNNNNNNNNNNNNNNNNNNNNNNNNNNNNNNNNNNNNNNNNNNNNNNNNNNNNNNNNNNNNNNNNNNNNNNNNNNNNNNNNNNNNNNNNNNNNNNNNNNNNNNNNNNNNNNNNNNNNNNNNNNNNNNNNNNNNNNNNNNNNNNNNNNNNNNNNNNNNNNNNNNNNNNNNNNNNNNNNNNNNNNNNNNNNNNNNNNNNNNNNNNNNNNNNNNNNNNNNNNNNNNNNNNNNNNNNNNNNNNNNNNNNNNNNNNNNNNNNNNNNNNNNNNNNNNNNNNNNNNNNNNNNNNNNNNNNNNNNNNNNNNNNNNNNNNNNNNNNNNNNNNNNNNNNNNNNNNNNNNNNNNNNNNNNNNNNNNNNNNNNNNNNNNNNNNNNNNNNNNNNNNNNNNNNNNNNNNNNNNNNNNNNNNNNNNNNNNNNNNNNNNNNNNNNNNNNNNNNNNNNNNNNNNNNNNNNNNNNNNNNNNNNNNNNNNNNNNNNNNNNNNNNNNNNNNNNNNNNNNNNNNNNNNNNNNNNNNNNNNNNNNNNNNNNNNNNNNNNNNNNNNNNNNNNNNNNNNNNNNNNNNNNNNNNNNNNNNNNNNNNNNNNNNNNNNNNNNNNNNNNNNNNNNNNNNNNNNNNNNNNNNNNNNNNNNNNNNNNNNNNNNNNNNNNNNNNNNNNNNNNNNNNNNNNNNNNNNNNNNNNNNNNNNNNNNNNNNNNNNNNNNNNNNNNNNNNNNNNNNNNNNNNNNNNNNNNNNNNNNNNNNNNNNNNNNNNNNNNNNNNNNNNNNNNNNNNNNNNNNNNNNNNNNNNNNNNNNNNNNNNNNNNNNNNNNNNNNNNNNNNNNNNNNNNNNNNNNNNNttttttttttctttttttcaaaaaaatgatacAATCATTTTGTATTCAAGCTTCAGCTATACAATTGCCACCCATTAACTCTCATTCCTCCAGGtaattttttgcataattttttttttttaacatactatttttttaatgaatattatAATTTGCTTACTTTGTGTTTGTAGAAATGCCACAGTGACTGATAGCTTTGCAATTGATGCTAAAAATATTAGCTATTCAGCTGTGTCCAGACAAGGGAAAGTTCTACCAATTCTTAAAGATTGTTCATTAAGAGTTCCTTCTGGACAGTTTTGGATGCTTTTAGGACCTAATGGTTGTGGAAAATCAACCCTTTTAAAGGTATAATAATACAACTAGGCATTTCTGTTTTCTTGTTAATCTGTTATATTACCTCTGCGTTTAAAAACAAatgacttactttcctttttagtccatttaaaagaaccccttttctttttttggcaaAACTTTAGTTTCAACTTTCCATGCGGCACGTTTAAgtccacaagattaaagggcgtTTTAGTATATTGTAATCAaaagtctttctttatttttttgaactCTGTGCCGAGttaaataggtcattctttttgaaacggagggtgTGGAGGTCGAGAATTTGTCTTATTCATATAGTTTCTCGCGTTTGTTGTCTAGTATGATCTGTTGTTTATTATGTCTAGGTGATTGCACTGTTTTGCTGTTGTTACTAGTCCTTGCTTGTATCCTCTGCATTGCTTTCCTATTAGTTGTCTTGTTTTCTTCGTTGCTGTGTTTCCTTTTCATTGTTGCTTTGATTTACTTCACTTGAGCCGAGAATCttttggaaatagcctctctacctccatgaGGTGGTAGTAAGGTGTGCGTACACTCTAACCTCCtcagatcccactttgtgggaagtgtatgttgttgttgttgttagtctGTTAGAATTGCTAGGCGGGTGTAGTGGTCGAAGATAAGGGTAGCAGGCTAGTAGTAGTTATTTTCGCGTTTTGCTTTTCTTTACCGgtagtattagtattatttaggttgaggtgattagacaggacatgCCGCAGTTGCAGCGTACCGacgacatgaccttagataggaggtTTTGGAGGAAACAAATTAGGATAGAAAAATAGTAGGTAGTTTAGCATTGTATTGCTTATCCTTCCGTACTAGTAATGATAGTATTTCTATTGTAGTTTCTTGTCATTTGACTAGCACTAGGTAGTttcaagttttacttttctttatcagtagtattagtattatttgagtagaggtgattagacatgacatgatgCAGTTGAAGCTTATCGAGAACATGATCTTAGGTAAGAGGTTGTGGAGGACACATATTAGGATAGAAGGATAGTAGGTAGTTTAGCATTGTCTCGCTTATCCTTACATACTATTACTCTTAATATATCTTCCGTAGTTTCTTGTCCTTCGAtttgtgttatttgattgttTCTTGTATTGCGATAATCACATGAttttatttgtagtttttttttcttgctttctgTAGTATCTGCTTTGATATTTGTTTTCTTGAGCCCAGGATCTACTGAAACATCCTCTCTACCTCCCACAGTAGGGGTAAGGCCTACTTACAGTCTACCCTCCCTATgcctcacttgtgggattacacttggtattttgttgttcttgtatttttattattttcgtatTTCTCATTCTTAGTTTTCTATTATTACTTATAGTCACTTAATTTCTTACTATCCTATTGTTTTACAGCTTAAGTTTTCATAAATGCTGTGTTTATGCTTTTATTGAGTCGAGGGTCTACTAGAACTACCTCTCTACCTGCACAAGGTAAGGGTAAGGTCTGCATAGATCCAACCTTTGTCAGACCCCATTTGTGGAATTACATtgtatatattgttgttgttgtattagtcTGTACGATTAATGGGGTTTTGGGTTTTGTTCTTTTTTTGATGAAACTGTTTCAGATATTAGCAGGTCTATTGAGTCCAGATGATGGGTTCTTGCATGTGGAGAGGCCAAGGAGTTTTGTGTATCAGAACCCTGATCATCAGGTGTGTTTACTAGAAGCAATTTTCAATTTTTCGTTTTAAGTCATCTTTAGAGGGTAATGCTGCCTAATTTCCGTCGTCTTTGGATTTGTGGCTGTCTTTTGTGGGTTAAATTAGACTATTAAGAAAGAATGTTTGTATTCCCATATTTTTGCTGATGAGTTCTAACTTGTTGCTAATGAATGTATTGTGTGATTAATGGTCTAAAACTCGAGATTCGACATACTTATAACAAGAACAACTTTTACTACACCTCAATCCAATCTAGTCGATCAGCTATATAAATCTTTACTATCCATGTCACTCCATTTAAACTCTCATCTCAGTCCAAcctgttgagaaaaaaaaaggtttcTTATCATACAAATTCAATAACTGAGGTTTGGGGTTTAATGAAACAACTGCAAAAGGACGTAAAATATATAAGGGGCACCAGATGATGTTGCCTAACGGTCAATTAAGTGGGCATAAACCATGGAACACGAATTCAAATCTGAGCAGAGGGAAAAAAAAAGCCTAGGTGATCCTTTTTTCATTTGCTTAAGCCTTATTGGGTAGAGTTACCATGTACCTATGCTGGTGTGAGGTAACCAGTGTATAAGCTGAGGCAGCCACCGACATTATATCAAAGAGAATGTAAATCATAAGGGAACGACAAAAGATTGAGCACTTTATCTTGTATAAGCTTAATTTCAAATTAGAGAATCAAGTCCCCTTGATAATGATCCTATTGATATAATTAAGCTTTTGGTATTTCTTGCTCTTGTTGAACTATATCTCAATTGAGTTAAGATTTAGAAAGACCATCgcttttgaaaattttcagtATTTTGCCGTCATAAGGACTCTAGTGTCATTGTAGAACTTCTGTTGTAGCCCTGTAAGTAGGCTGAATCGTGAAAATTGCTGATTATACTGGTCTGTAACACTACGTTATCGTTATTTTGGGTGGATGGTGCAGTTTATACATCTTTGTATAACCTCTAAAATATGTGGCAGCAAAGTTTACATCATTTTGGTGTTGCACTTATGAGTCATTTAGTAGCACAGGTGTCTGTCATGATTCCGAGCTTTGCATTTACTGATTCAAGAGTGCGAATCTATGGAGCTTCTGTTACATTGATCCGTTTGCCTATTGTATGGTAAATCTACAAGGCTTTGTAACACAGCTTCACATGCTTTTGGCATGACGAGTTCACGAGGTCTCTGCAAAACAAATGTTGTGCTTGGTACGGCTAAAGACGAGAGCTACGTTTGGTTTTATGTGTTATGCTAGTTTGGATGGATCGCTGGATGGTTTTTATGAATCGGACTTCCCACGACCACATATTAAGAAAGTTATTCTGCTCTGAAATGTATGGTTTCTTTATTTCTTGTGCTTACAGGTCGTGATGCCTACAGTGGAAGCTGATGTCGCTTTTGGTCTTTGTAAATTGAACTTAACACCAGATGAGATTAGGACTAGGGTGGCAAAAGCTTTGGATGCGGTCGGGATGTATGAATATTTGAAAGTATGTTCTTGCGATATGGTTTCTTGTGTTCCTAACATACAATACCGAACTGCTCTCACGTTCGTGCTTTTGTTTACACTGAGCAGAAACCAGTTCACACTCTTAGTGGTGGTCAGAAACAAAGGGTCGCTACTGCTGGTGCTTTGGCAGAGGCTTGCAAAGTTTTGTTACTTGATGAACTGACGACTTTTTTGGATGAAACTGATCAGGTATAAGCTGATTCAACTTTTATCTCGCTTTGTTGCATTCAATCTTTCACTTGTTGGATGAATCGCGCTCATGAGCTATTGAAAAAATTTTGTTCCCTTGCCAAAATGAAGGAAAATTTAGACTATATCATCAGAAAGAATTAAGGGTATCAAAGAAGAGTACCCCTTGTGAGGAGGCACCCCTTCTCCCGAATTCACAGGCCTATTTTGCCGAGTTCCTTAGAGAGAGTTGTCTCTCACCCCTAGGTATTCTCTACCTACCCAGCTGTGTCGGTTTTGGGTATAGGTATGCTCTTGATCAAAGTCGTTCAAGCTTTTCCTAGGAGTACGACATGGGCGCCTGGTATTCCCAGAAAAAGAACAACTATTGGAGGTGTCTATCAAAGGTTACTGCTGGTATCATATGACGAAAAACCTACAATATAGTGCTACTTTGGTCACCTCAATCATTTAGGCGTCTCGTTTGACAGCTGCTTAGGAGctaagttattcatgtattaaatccTGCATAACTAATACTACCACGTTTTGTAGCTATACACATAAgtaatatatgtataattatgAGGAATTTATGTGTTATTTTATGCAGGATAAAAGATTGAATAACTAATCCCTGTGTCAAATAATATACCGATTCCCTCATAACTAATTCCTACATTACTAATATCTGCATAACATTGCTCTCTTCCCGTCGACTTTTGCTAGATCGGAGTGATCAAAGCGATGAGGAACTCCATTAATACATCTAAAGGAATTACAGCATTGTGGGTGACGCATCGCTTGGAAGAGCTCGAGTTTGCAGATGGTGCAGTGTATATGGAAGATGGAAAAATCGTCCGACAAGGTGATGCAATTAGTATAAGGAAATTCATTGAAGATAAACTGGCATCTTATGTTAACCAAATAAACTTGTAACCACTTTTTCCTCAAGGAATCCCGTGCGTGCTGAGGCGGATCCAGAATTTGAACATTATACGTTCATGTTCAGGATTTTACCCCATCATATTTGATTATACGgtcaaaatttattattcatatgtatttagtGAATTTTTTAATATACATACAATGTTCAAGTCAAAGCTACTGCATTCAGATGAATTTGTAAGCCAAAGTTAATTGACACATGATTTATATAGTTGACTATCTatattgaatttgatatgatCAATTGAAAACCTTAGTGAAGTCAGAAATTTCTACTGTGAAATCATGTTTTATGGCGAAGACCCTAAGGTGAAGTACCTGCCTATATAAACGTCTGTGACATTCATCAATCTGACAACAAGTCGCCGCCGCAGGTACGCTCCTATTTAATTTTCCGTTGTGGCAACTCTATGTTTATTGTTTATTTGTAAACTGTGATAACACAATCTGTCTTTAGTCCTCTTGTTTGATAACTAGTAGTGAAGTTCTATCCCTAAAAGATCTcgtttatttgattttatgatgaactaattttgattgtaaaCTGCCTTTCAGAGCTTTTGAATTTAACGATACCATCTAAGTATTGTTTATTCTCGTTGATAAAAGTCGATCACTTAAACTTACAAAATTTAGGATTATTCAGTCCTATGTTCAGTTGGATTTTTGTTTTTGGCATACGCATTTTCGATTTTGTGCATGGGTTATACACAACCtaaaggggagccttggagtaactgtaAAGTTGCTGCTATGTGACCAGgaagtcacgggttcaagccttagaaacagcctctggaagaaatgcaaggtaaggctgtgtacaatacacccttgtggtggggcccttccgcggacaccgtgcatagcggtagttttagtgcaccggactgc of the Capsicum annuum cultivar UCD-10X-F1 chromosome 11, UCD10Xv1.1, whole genome shotgun sequence genome contains:
- the LOC107848621 gene encoding ABC transporter I family member 10, encoding MIQSFCIQASAIQLPPINSHSSRNATVTDSFAIDAKNISYSAVSRQGKVLPILKDCSLRVPSGQFWMLLGPNGCGKSTLLKILAGLLSPDDGFLHVERPRSFVYQNPDHQVVMPTVEADVAFGLCKLNLTPDEIRTRVAKALDAVGMYEYLKKPVHTLSGGQKQRVATAGALAEACKVLLLDELTTFLDETDQIGVIKAMRNSINTSKGITALWVTHRLEELEFADGAVYMEDGKIVRQGDAISIRKFIEDKLASYVNQINL